In Shewanella glacialimarina, the genomic stretch CGTTGTAAACGCTCCGACATTAAAAGCTGCTGATCCATTAGAATTTTATTTTGTACCGTCAGCATATTACGGGTCGCCAAAGCTTCAGCAGTCCAATCAAGCATCATACCGGGGACATTGGCTAAATATTGTAATGGACTTAATAAAGAAGAAAGGGATTGGCGAACAGGCTCAAGACGATCGTTGGCAACAAATAATGCCACCGACAAAATAATAGCCAGTGTAAGACGAAATTGGTGAGAAATACCACGAACAAAAATTGGTTTCATAAAAAATTAGGCGGCAAAGCCAAATAGTCCTTCTTGCCAATGGCCAAAAGCTAACACACTTCGCCGCTTGATGAGGGGTTGATTAGTTCTCTTCAGAGAACAAATCGCCACCATGCATATCGATCATTTCTAACGCTTTACCACCGCCACGCGCAACACACGTCAGTGGATCATCCGCTACCATGACTGGAATGCCGGTTTCTTGCATTAATAAGCGATCTAAATCACGAAGTAATGCGCCGCCACCTGTTAGTACCATACCGCGCTCTGATATATCAGACGCTAATTCAGGAGGAGATTGCTCAAGGGCAACCATAACAGCACTAACAATACCTGATAATGGCTCTTGCAATGCTTCTAAAATCTCGTTGCTATTCAACGTAAAGCTTCTTGGAACACCTTCGGCCAAGTTACGACCACGCACTTCAATTTCAAGCACTTCATCACCTGGGTAAGCAGTACCAATAGAGTGCTTAATACGTTCTGCGGTAGCTTCACCAATTAACGAGCCATAATTACGGCGCACATAGTTGATGATCGCATCATCAAATTTATCACCACCAATGCGTACTGATGATGAATAAACCACACCATTTAACGAAATGATTGCCACTTCAGTAGTACCACCACCGATATCGACAACCATAGAACCGGTTGCTTCAGATACTGGTAAACCAGCACCAATTGCAGCAGCCATAGGTTCTTCAATTAAGTAAACCTCACGAGCACCTGCACCCATTGCCGATTCACGTATCGCACGGCGCTCAACTTGCGTAGCACCAACTGGCACACAAACTAATACGCGAGGACTTGGGCGGAAAAAGCTATTGTTATGCACTTGTTTAATAAAGTGCTGCAACATTTTTTCTGTCACATAAAAATCTGCAATTACGCCATCTTTCATTGGGCGAATAGCTTGAATATTGCCAGGTGTTCGGCCAAGCATTTGTTTTGCTTCGGTTCCGACTGCTGCCACTGATTTGGGCCCGTTACCGTTTCGCTCACCACGAATAGCAACTACTGAGGGTTCGTTTAACACGATACCTTCATCGCGAACATAAATAAGAGTGTTTGCCGTACCTAAATCGATCGATAGGTCGTTAGAAAAAATGCCGCGCAGCTTTTTGAACATGTATCAGGCCTGTATTCTGTGAAGTCAGAAGAAAAAAATCAGCTAACTTTATCAATCACACCCACAATCCACAAGACCGTGAGGGTTAACAATT encodes the following:
- a CDS encoding rod shape-determining protein; the encoded protein is MFKKLRGIFSNDLSIDLGTANTLIYVRDEGIVLNEPSVVAIRGERNGNGPKSVAAVGTEAKQMLGRTPGNIQAIRPMKDGVIADFYVTEKMLQHFIKQVHNNSFFRPSPRVLVCVPVGATQVERRAIRESAMGAGAREVYLIEEPMAAAIGAGLPVSEATGSMVVDIGGGTTEVAIISLNGVVYSSSVRIGGDKFDDAIINYVRRNYGSLIGEATAERIKHSIGTAYPGDEVLEIEVRGRNLAEGVPRSFTLNSNEILEALQEPLSGIVSAVMVALEQSPPELASDISERGMVLTGGGALLRDLDRLLMQETGIPVMVADDPLTCVARGGGKALEMIDMHGGDLFSEEN